In Bacillus sp. SM2101, a single genomic region encodes these proteins:
- a CDS encoding HBL/NHE enterotoxin family protein: MRLSTKSIAATALAATLATSTILPNYAFAQANQGVVSDVTAEDIILAPVNMQKVLNEIAASKVIMDSYKTAISTQGTIQSDILPDLPTYQQIARDHASDYTNNLNELLIDRDLDVVDFADEFTVYYDLLIEALDSIEAGDEQARNDFKDLLDLLQSDIQYYRDDANDTMYSYQVYKDDLQEDHFNFQNAATTALNTIELEDEKSKLVLEQLQDLGVEISNENTILTGEYIEAGVVGLELTTYLLEMAVEFELTPTPIGIALATFTIIYGAVNGNKELQEKQEKVKELTEQYNDIVLGLKGIQSQAAILAGIQLQLSNFYNANDGIIQSTRNLYKEWDSAYVGIQNLKDKFEQGDISIQEIRNILLNAKQSWQNNGAQASYINNQLHLKNSVENATTGS; encoded by the coding sequence TTGAGATTATCAACGAAGTCAATAGCTGCTACAGCATTAGCGGCAACTTTAGCTACGAGCACAATCTTGCCAAATTATGCGTTTGCTCAAGCAAATCAAGGCGTAGTTTCTGATGTAACTGCAGAGGATATCATTCTTGCACCTGTTAATATGCAAAAAGTATTAAACGAAATTGCTGCTAGTAAAGTGATTATGGATTCATATAAAACAGCAATATCAACACAAGGAACGATTCAATCAGACATACTTCCAGATTTACCTACCTATCAACAAATTGCTAGAGATCATGCTAGTGATTATACGAATAATTTAAATGAATTATTAATTGATAGGGACCTTGATGTTGTAGATTTTGCTGACGAATTCACTGTTTATTATGATCTTCTTATTGAGGCTTTAGATAGCATTGAAGCTGGGGATGAACAAGCGCGTAATGACTTCAAAGATTTATTAGATTTATTGCAGTCAGATATACAATACTATCGGGACGATGCAAACGATACGATGTATTCATATCAAGTGTATAAAGACGATTTGCAGGAAGATCACTTTAATTTTCAAAATGCAGCTACCACAGCACTGAATACAATTGAATTAGAAGATGAAAAAAGTAAACTGGTTCTTGAACAGCTTCAGGACTTAGGAGTTGAAATTTCTAATGAAAATACAATCTTAACTGGAGAGTATATAGAAGCTGGAGTTGTAGGGCTTGAACTCACGACCTATTTACTAGAAATGGCTGTGGAATTCGAGCTGACCCCAACCCCGATAGGAATTGCTTTAGCTACATTTACGATCATATATGGTGCGGTGAATGGAAATAAGGAATTGCAGGAAAAACAAGAAAAGGTAAAAGAACTGACCGAACAATATAATGATATTGTCCTAGGGTTAAAAGGAATACAAAGTCAAGCTGCAATTTTAGCTGGCATACAGCTACAGCTTAGTAATTTCTATAATGCTAATGATGGTATTATTCAATCAACTAGAAATCTATATAAGGAATGGGATTCCGCTTATGTTGGAATTCAAAACTTAAAAGATAAATTTGAACAGGGTGATATTAGTATTCAAGAAATACGTAATATATTACTTAACGCTAAACAGAGTTGGCAAAACAATGGTGCCCAAGCTAGCTATATTAACAATCAACTTCATTTAAAAAATTCTGTTGAAAATGCTACTACTGGAAGCTGA
- a CDS encoding HBL/NHE enterotoxin family protein, with translation MKKTTKVVTASLLALTIAGNSIPYNVFAEEVVTVEDTQLQDSEMGDNIDLFQNRAQQLISDKLALDIYANTILAQGTIKQIQFNDDDGKLVTVPIDIHQATAKQNASYWRDDLEPKMIKLNNDIRSSADDFQYYSDYAIEYLNSSDIDSAKEMIEAMIDETNDNVTNVNNTIEDMKAFSTDLTKDSTDLKSDKDQLDTWLGKNGEDGYAIDQLNKDIANFEKQMDSLRQQELDVALASAGAGVALWIGAGVVLAVAPETSPWIIGGMAAGGILAVGGGVGTSVGVYQSKINDVKREYIAAMDELTDLQKQSAGFKIAEEQVSLMVDKIDKAIVALNDVKDTWVTLQNDLGYLLDHLTTADTNVEDKISRAKAELKISQSKWAAVYADTNLLNTFGQAVSVADLDAYQFDAPTNLTANSSNSSVTLNWDKPTFASKINGDNITYDVSLDGVVKQSKLTNTSVVLSGDNAPSGEHTYTVRAFDGTVYSDVATITITN, from the coding sequence ATGAAAAAGACAACAAAAGTAGTTACGGCATCTTTACTAGCATTAACAATTGCAGGGAATTCAATCCCATATAATGTATTTGCAGAGGAAGTAGTTACAGTTGAAGATACTCAGCTGCAAGATTCTGAGATGGGAGACAATATTGATTTGTTTCAGAATCGGGCACAACAGTTGATTTCTGATAAACTTGCACTTGATATTTATGCAAACACAATATTAGCACAAGGAACTATTAAACAGATTCAGTTTAATGACGATGATGGGAAACTAGTAACAGTTCCTATTGATATACATCAAGCAACAGCCAAACAAAATGCCTCTTATTGGAGAGATGACCTTGAACCCAAAATGATTAAACTGAACAACGATATAAGGTCTTCTGCTGATGACTTTCAGTACTATTCTGATTATGCGATTGAATATTTAAATTCATCAGATATAGATAGTGCAAAAGAAATGATAGAAGCTATGATTGATGAAACGAATGACAACGTAACAAATGTAAATAACACGATTGAAGACATGAAAGCCTTTAGTACTGACCTTACTAAGGATTCAACAGATTTAAAAAGTGACAAAGACCAACTTGATACATGGCTAGGGAAAAATGGGGAAGATGGTTATGCAATTGATCAATTAAATAAAGATATTGCAAACTTTGAAAAACAGATGGATTCACTTAGACAACAAGAATTAGATGTTGCTCTCGCTTCTGCTGGAGCTGGAGTAGCGTTATGGATAGGAGCAGGGGTAGTGCTAGCTGTTGCGCCTGAAACATCTCCATGGATTATTGGAGGTATGGCTGCTGGTGGGATACTAGCAGTTGGGGGAGGAGTCGGTACATCAGTTGGTGTATATCAATCAAAAATTAATGATGTTAAGCGGGAGTATATCGCAGCAATGGATGAATTAACTGATTTACAAAAACAATCAGCAGGATTTAAAATTGCCGAAGAACAAGTTAGTTTAATGGTTGATAAAATAGACAAGGCGATTGTAGCACTTAATGATGTAAAAGATACGTGGGTTACTTTACAAAATGACTTAGGTTATTTACTTGATCATCTGACAACTGCTGATACTAATGTAGAAGATAAAATCTCAAGAGCTAAAGCAGAGCTTAAGATATCTCAAAGTAAATGGGCAGCTGTTTATGCAGATACAAATTTACTAAACACATTTGGCCAAGCTGTATCTGTTGCTGATCTTGACGCTTACCAATTTGATGCACCAACAAATTTAACAGCAAATAGTAGTAACTCTTCAGTTACTTTAAATTGGGACAAGCCGACTTTTGCTTCAAAAATTAACGGAGATAATATTACGTATGATGTCTCACTTGATGGCGTAGTAAAACAGAGTAAACTAACTAATACAAGTGTTGTATTATCAGGAGATAATGCTCCTTCAGGTGAACACACTTATACAGTTAGGGCATTTGATGGCACAGTTTATTCAGATGTAGCAACAATAACAATTACAAATTAA
- a CDS encoding ion channel — MKVGGLLASYLRWHVVYRILSIIIIMIILFGTIIHLLEPNQFPTIFDGIWWAIITTSTVGYGDFVPASTIGRLVAIILILAGTGFVTTYFVTLAATAVAKENEFMEGKISFKGEHQIIIIGWNGRAYETITHLSKLKPAIEIILIDESLEHNPLPNKNVHFIKGNPSQDDTLKKANVNSAIMALITADQSKDELTADMNSILTLLAIKGLNCNIYSIVEILTSHHVNNAERAGADEIVETTKLSSYVMVNSLLSHGMAHTLLKMLDHLKGSKIMYIQTTTDLINQTFRDVSHSLLCKRILLIGVKRGDESYVNPSHSFLIKAQDELLVIMD, encoded by the coding sequence GTGAAAGTTGGTGGGCTATTAGCATCGTACTTACGTTGGCATGTTGTTTATAGGATACTATCCATTATTATTATAATGATTATCCTATTCGGTACAATTATTCATTTACTTGAACCAAACCAATTTCCTACAATATTTGATGGAATTTGGTGGGCAATCATCACTACTTCAACTGTTGGTTACGGTGACTTCGTTCCAGCTTCTACGATTGGAAGGCTGGTCGCTATTATTCTCATCTTAGCTGGGACAGGCTTTGTTACAACATATTTTGTTACTCTTGCGGCTACAGCAGTTGCTAAGGAGAACGAATTTATGGAGGGAAAAATCTCGTTTAAAGGAGAACATCAAATTATTATTATAGGCTGGAATGGTCGTGCGTACGAAACGATCACTCACCTTTCAAAACTTAAGCCAGCGATTGAAATTATCTTAATAGACGAGTCATTAGAGCACAATCCATTACCAAACAAAAATGTTCATTTTATAAAAGGAAACCCTTCACAGGATGATACTCTAAAAAAAGCAAATGTTAATTCAGCAATTATGGCGTTAATTACTGCTGATCAAAGCAAGGATGAATTAACTGCAGATATGAATTCTATCCTAACACTTTTAGCAATCAAGGGGTTGAATTGTAACATATATAGTATTGTTGAAATCTTAACATCACATCACGTGAACAACGCTGAACGTGCAGGTGCAGATGAGATAGTCGAAACGACCAAGTTATCAAGTTATGTAATGGTTAATAGTCTACTATCACATGGTATGGCCCACACATTACTCAAAATGCTCGATCATTTAAAAGGCAGTAAAATCATGTACATACAAACGACAACAGACCTAATTAATCAAACATTCCGTGATGTTAGCCACAGTTTACTTTGCAAACGTATTTTATTAATAGGAGTCAAAAGAGGAGATGAATCTTATGTCAATCCCTCTCACTCTTTTCTAATTAAGGCACAAGACGAACTGTTAGTCATAATGGATTAG
- a CDS encoding YugN-like family protein, with the protein MIELSSKITGTTFKLFKLEQELKPLGYVIGGNWDYDHGSFDYKIANEVGYHFLRIPFEAVDGQLDSEGATVELGTPFLLTHKYQVGLDDNVHVGNVNASFNQFSEPEDPDATVPTKYVDMGKSLIKDLEERLLH; encoded by the coding sequence ATGATTGAATTATCATCAAAGATAACGGGTACAACTTTTAAATTATTTAAGTTGGAACAAGAGCTAAAACCTTTAGGTTATGTTATTGGTGGAAATTGGGATTATGATCATGGCTCATTTGATTATAAAATTGCCAACGAGGTCGGCTATCATTTTCTTCGTATTCCTTTTGAAGCTGTCGATGGTCAATTAGATTCAGAAGGAGCAACCGTTGAACTTGGTACCCCATTCTTATTGACACATAAATACCAAGTTGGTTTAGATGATAACGTACATGTTGGAAATGTGAATGCTTCATTTAATCAGTTTTCAGAGCCAGAAGATCCTGATGCAACTGTCCCAACGAAATATGTAGATATGGGGAAGTCCCTCATTAAAGATTTAGAAGAGAGGTTACTTCACTAA
- a CDS encoding RNA polymerase sigma factor, translating into MNKRKGISEQQLTEFILEHKQKCYRLAYSYVKNSEDALDIVHESIQKALTSIHTLQDKNSLKSWYYRIVVNTSLDFIRKKKKVSVVDTHTMELISPSKYDNYEQLNLEMIIEYLPDKYKTIIILKYFEDLTLEQVANVLNENVSTIKSRLYKALQLLRIKIDDDYLEEANIDEKTLYQSTRRV; encoded by the coding sequence ATGAACAAGAGAAAAGGAATATCAGAACAACAACTGACGGAATTCATCTTGGAACACAAACAGAAATGCTATAGGTTAGCCTATAGTTATGTAAAAAACTCTGAGGATGCATTAGATATTGTTCACGAATCGATACAGAAAGCCCTAACATCCATTCATACTCTCCAAGATAAAAATTCTTTGAAAAGTTGGTACTATCGTATAGTCGTTAATACCTCTTTGGATTTTATAAGGAAGAAGAAAAAAGTTAGCGTAGTTGATACACATACAATGGAGTTAATAAGTCCAAGCAAATACGACAACTATGAACAGCTTAATTTGGAAATGATCATCGAGTACTTACCGGATAAATATAAAACTATTATCATTCTTAAATATTTTGAAGACTTAACATTAGAACAGGTTGCAAATGTGTTAAATGAGAATGTGAGCACGATCAAATCCCGCTTATACAAGGCTCTACAATTATTACGTATAAAAATTGACGATGATTATTTAGAGGAGGCAAATATAGATGAAAAAACACTTTACCAAAGCACAAGAAGAGTATAA
- a CDS encoding VOC family protein, whose protein sequence is MINKIATVAVYVDDQQKAKHFWTEQVGFEVVAEFPMGPNANWLEVAPKGAQSHLVIYPKVMMKDWNEKQASIVFECDNVQATYEMLKTNGVEFLDEPKKMEWGTFVQFKDLDGNDFLLKG, encoded by the coding sequence ATGATTAATAAGATTGCAACAGTTGCAGTGTATGTAGATGATCAGCAAAAAGCAAAACACTTTTGGACAGAACAAGTAGGATTTGAAGTAGTGGCAGAATTCCCAATGGGACCAAATGCTAATTGGCTAGAAGTAGCTCCAAAAGGTGCGCAATCTCATTTAGTAATATATCCGAAGGTCATGATGAAAGATTGGAATGAGAAGCAGGCATCCATTGTGTTTGAGTGTGACAATGTACAAGCTACATACGAAATGTTAAAAACAAATGGCGTAGAGTTTTTAGATGAACCGAAAAAAATGGAATGGGGGACATTTGTTCAGTTTAAAGATCTTGATGGTAATGATTTTTTACTTAAAGGGTAG
- a CDS encoding DUF6526 family protein: MKEQNFKNHTRYHVPYHFIGLPIILAALIGVIVNLVFALSDGESVWPATLMLVGVVGLVITFILVREYILKLQDRVIRTEENLRAYVLTGRLLDSNLTIDQIIALRFASDEEFPTLCEKAVKENLKRKQIKKDIVNWRGDYFRA; the protein is encoded by the coding sequence TTGAAAGAACAGAATTTCAAAAACCATACTCGCTACCATGTACCATACCATTTTATAGGTCTACCAATTATTCTTGCTGCATTAATTGGAGTCATTGTAAATTTAGTGTTTGCTTTATCAGATGGTGAGTCAGTTTGGCCTGCAACATTAATGTTAGTAGGGGTAGTTGGATTAGTGATCACGTTTATTCTCGTTCGAGAGTATATTTTGAAATTACAAGATCGTGTCATTCGAACAGAAGAGAATTTAAGAGCGTATGTGTTAACAGGTAGGTTATTAGATTCTAATTTGACAATCGATCAAATTATTGCGTTACGATTTGCTAGCGACGAAGAATTTCCTACACTTTGTGAGAAAGCCGTAAAAGAAAATTTGAAAAGGAAACAAATTAAGAAGGACATTGTTAATTGGAGAGGGGATTATTTTCGAGCTTAA
- a CDS encoding GTP pyrophosphokinase family protein — MDAKSQNNIEQMRSFKKDLIRFMMSYKFALAEVNTKIDILKQEFQYIHDYNPIEHTNSRLKSPESILRKIDRKGIGLSLPYISENIKDIAGIRITCSFISDIYKIKDMLEQQKDITVIECKDYIEYPKPNGYQSLHLIIQIPIFMSDREDLVPVEIQIRTIAMDFWASLEHKIYYKYNKEIPERIKNELKEAADTAAKLDKKMEDLHKEMNQIKQLSQHEDILGEQLANNDTFKLIPAMFMSEFNKNNKN; from the coding sequence ATGGATGCAAAATCACAAAATAATATAGAGCAAATGAGATCATTCAAAAAAGATTTAATTCGCTTTATGATGTCTTACAAGTTTGCTTTAGCTGAAGTGAATACGAAAATTGATATATTAAAACAAGAATTTCAATATATACACGACTATAACCCCATTGAGCATACTAACTCTCGCTTGAAGTCCCCAGAAAGCATATTAAGGAAGATCGATAGAAAAGGTATTGGCCTTTCACTACCTTATATAAGCGAAAACATTAAGGATATTGCAGGAATTCGTATTACTTGTTCTTTTATATCTGATATTTACAAAATAAAAGACATGCTAGAACAACAAAAAGATATAACAGTCATTGAGTGTAAGGATTATATCGAATATCCAAAACCAAATGGCTACCAAAGCCTTCATTTAATTATCCAAATTCCTATCTTCATGTCTGATAGAGAAGATCTAGTTCCTGTAGAAATTCAAATTCGTACGATTGCCATGGATTTCTGGGCAAGTTTAGAGCACAAAATATATTATAAATATAATAAGGAAATTCCAGAAAGAATCAAAAATGAGCTCAAAGAAGCAGCTGATACCGCTGCTAAATTAGATAAGAAAATGGAAGATTTACACAAAGAAATGAATCAAATTAAACAATTATCGCAGCATGAGGATATTCTTGGGGAACAACTGGCAAACAATGACACATTTAAGCTAATACCAGCCATGTTTATGTCGGAATTTAATAAGAACAATAAGAACTAG
- a CDS encoding glucose-6-phosphate isomerase, giving the protein MSYIKFDYSKALSFFSEHEITYLRDAVKVAHHSLHEKTGAGNDFLGWVDLPTDYNKEEFSRIQKSAEKIKGDSEILLVIGIGGSYLGARAAIDMLNHSFYSSLSKEQRTTPQIIFVGNNISSSYMKDVMDVLEGKDFSINVISKSGTTTEPAIAFRIFRKMLEEKYGIDEARKRIYATTDQAKGALKTLATEEGYESFIIPDDVGGRYSVLTAVGLLPIAVSGANIEEMMRGAQDASNEFSNSELEENGAYQYAVVRNVLYNKGKTIEMLINYEPSLQYFAEWWKQLFGESEGKDQKGIFPSSANFSTDLHSLGQYVQEGRRDLFETILHVEKPRHELTIEEASSDLDGLNYLAGKTVDFVNKKAFEGTMLAHTDGGVPNLTVSIPELNEYSFGYLVYFFEKACAMSGYLLGVNPFDQPGVEAYKVNMFALLGKPGFEEKKAELEKRLND; this is encoded by the coding sequence ATGTCATATATTAAGTTTGATTATTCAAAAGCATTATCGTTTTTTTCAGAACATGAAATTACATATTTACGTGATGCGGTAAAAGTAGCTCATCATTCTTTGCATGAAAAAACTGGTGCAGGAAATGATTTTTTAGGGTGGGTTGATTTACCTACAGATTATAATAAAGAGGAATTCTCACGCATTCAAAAAAGCGCAGAAAAAATTAAAGGTGATTCTGAAATATTGTTAGTCATCGGAATTGGTGGATCATATTTAGGTGCACGAGCTGCCATTGATATGTTAAATCATTCGTTCTATTCATCGCTATCAAAAGAGCAAAGAACTACACCACAAATTATTTTTGTAGGTAATAATATTAGCTCGTCGTATATGAAAGATGTGATGGACGTATTAGAGGGCAAAGATTTCTCTATTAATGTCATTTCAAAATCTGGTACGACAACTGAGCCAGCTATTGCTTTCCGTATTTTCCGAAAAATGCTTGAAGAAAAATATGGAATTGACGAGGCAAGAAAAAGAATTTATGCTACCACCGATCAAGCTAAAGGTGCATTGAAAACTCTGGCTACTGAAGAAGGATATGAATCATTTATCATTCCTGATGATGTAGGTGGGCGCTATTCAGTACTCACTGCTGTTGGATTATTACCAATCGCAGTTAGTGGTGCTAATATTGAAGAAATGATGCGAGGAGCTCAAGATGCTAGCAACGAATTTTCTAACTCAGAGTTAGAAGAAAACGGTGCTTATCAATATGCAGTTGTTCGGAATGTACTTTACAATAAAGGTAAAACGATAGAAATGTTAATAAATTATGAACCATCGCTTCAATACTTTGCTGAATGGTGGAAGCAGTTGTTTGGTGAAAGTGAAGGGAAGGATCAAAAAGGTATTTTCCCTTCATCAGCAAACTTCTCTACTGATTTACATTCATTAGGACAATATGTCCAAGAAGGTCGTCGTGATTTATTTGAAACGATTCTTCATGTGGAGAAACCTCGTCATGAATTAACGATTGAAGAGGCAAGTAGTGATTTAGATGGCTTAAACTACCTTGCTGGTAAAACAGTCGATTTCGTTAATAAAAAGGCATTTGAAGGTACCATGCTTGCTCACACAGATGGGGGAGTACCAAATTTAACTGTTTCAATTCCAGAGCTTAATGAGTATTCATTCGGTTATTTAGTATACTTCTTTGAAAAAGCTTGCGCCATGAGTGGATATTTATTAGGTGTAAATCCATTTGATCAACCAGGTGTTGAAGCTTACAAAGTAAACATGTTTGCACTATTAGGGAAGCCTGGTTTCGAAGAGAAGAAGGCTGAGCTAGAAAAGCGACTTAATGACTAA
- a CDS encoding DUF3298 and DUF4163 domain-containing protein has translation MKKHFTKAQEEYNRIPVPKELDDVVNKALKQGRKKKKKWYFAGLAAATILFVTSLNINPTVASTLSETPIIGSIVKVLTFREYEVTDEKFSVDIKVPAVQDMEDSSLETTLNEKYLEESQQLFNDFMAKMEDEKDSGGNFALSSDYKVKTDNEQILSIGRIVVDVAGSAQQTIQYDTIDKENELLITLPSLFKDESYVDVISENILNQMTNLIENEELTFWISHPDVNMQYLRQDPWEKIQPDQQFYINNDGKLVISFDESAVAPAYYGIVWFEIPTEVLSDILVSNTYLK, from the coding sequence ATGAAAAAACACTTTACCAAAGCACAAGAAGAGTATAATCGCATTCCGGTCCCTAAAGAGTTAGATGACGTCGTTAATAAGGCATTAAAGCAAGGTAGGAAGAAAAAGAAAAAGTGGTATTTCGCTGGATTAGCTGCAGCAACGATACTTTTTGTAACTAGCCTTAATATTAATCCAACAGTTGCTAGTACATTATCAGAAACTCCCATCATTGGTAGTATAGTGAAGGTACTTACTTTTAGAGAGTATGAAGTAACGGATGAAAAATTTAGTGTAGATATTAAAGTACCTGCCGTTCAAGATATGGAAGATTCCTCATTAGAAACAACCTTAAATGAAAAATACCTTGAAGAAAGCCAACAGCTATTTAATGATTTTATGGCAAAAATGGAAGATGAAAAGGATTCTGGAGGGAATTTCGCTCTTTCCAGTGATTATAAAGTTAAGACAGATAATGAACAAATTTTATCTATAGGTAGAATCGTTGTTGATGTCGCAGGATCAGCTCAACAAACAATTCAATATGATACAATTGATAAAGAAAATGAATTACTAATCACCCTCCCTAGCCTGTTTAAAGATGAAAGCTATGTGGACGTGATAAGTGAAAATATTTTAAATCAAATGACAAACTTGATTGAAAACGAAGAACTTACGTTTTGGATTTCACATCCAGATGTCAACATGCAATATTTAAGACAAGATCCGTGGGAAAAAATTCAACCTGACCAACAATTTTATATAAACAACGATGGTAAGTTAGTCATTTCGTTTGATGAATCAGCAGTTGCCCCTGCTTACTATGGAATAGTATGGTTTGAAATCCCAACTGAAGTACTTTCTGATATACTCGTCTCTAATACGTACTTAAAATAG
- a CDS encoding HBL/NHE enterotoxin family protein: MGRKFFPLLLVTLVLFNTVITNHSYAAESDTTVVTNAENDISIDPVQIQDNVNNLSHMIQQVEEYALAIKEKTIEDELGSSASFADHQLASKEHADTWLYDINNQMYKVVSDVVDYSNDFEQAYTQVKELISELNDNADASNQLISLLTEMKGKVAEKLATIDEVQPKLNSFDADLTNDVTNFTDDYNEVGSQISHDQNEIKALQNEIDDLNKKMKEKTPVTTCNYYGCTVTYVQKYDNTQLQKDKISDQNDIDKLNDEINTLSNFQNKIQSLIDKINTVANNLTLTNIRDAWVVLDYSFEQLINVLNKTDVDNHQALLNPQMDIANSRWKDIKEVALTLQESMVFNEPYNKFTPQSIDHFRNVLVNPNEYTIEAVVTPYELTDFERVFQAHNENNGKKTTIFFNSNGRISFEAVGNSYDRINSSDGVAQVGHQIFVAMTYSMNDDGQHVTKAFVNGEKIGETVSSSLSYIDDVMYIGSTDGKTNVFSGSFNNLSISNIARTENDIKADYEKGMSKDINTIVYMNSDNKLDITYNESHQTDTDSTIDVSKSQKAVSYYYVDAVKFVFTPKDNKDLSGVSISYRLNNDTVINERMQQMPDGTWVYYAPIKDGDRIKYSFSYGLNENGLQYNEHTDQYIYTVPYNSYPTA; encoded by the coding sequence TTGGGGAGAAAGTTTTTTCCATTATTGTTAGTTACATTAGTTCTTTTTAATACAGTGATAACAAATCATTCATATGCTGCTGAGAGTGATACTACTGTAGTAACAAATGCTGAAAATGATATATCTATAGACCCTGTACAAATACAAGATAATGTTAATAATTTGTCTCATATGATTCAACAGGTAGAAGAATATGCACTAGCAATTAAAGAAAAAACGATTGAAGATGAACTAGGTTCAAGTGCTAGTTTTGCAGACCATCAACTAGCCTCTAAAGAGCATGCTGATACATGGTTATACGATATAAATAATCAAATGTATAAGGTTGTTAGTGATGTGGTCGATTATAGCAACGATTTTGAGCAAGCTTATACACAAGTTAAGGAGCTTATTAGTGAACTGAATGATAATGCTGATGCTAGTAATCAGTTAATATCATTACTAACGGAAATGAAAGGTAAAGTTGCTGAGAAACTAGCAACAATTGATGAAGTTCAACCTAAGTTAAATAGTTTTGATGCTGATTTAACGAATGATGTTACTAACTTTACAGATGACTATAATGAGGTAGGCTCGCAAATATCTCATGATCAAAATGAGATTAAAGCACTTCAGAATGAAATAGATGATCTAAATAAGAAAATGAAAGAGAAAACACCTGTTACAACTTGTAACTATTACGGGTGTACCGTAACATATGTACAAAAATATGATAATACTCAATTACAGAAGGACAAAATAAGTGATCAAAATGATATTGACAAATTAAATGATGAAATTAACACATTAAGTAACTTTCAAAATAAAATACAATCTCTGATCGACAAAATAAATACTGTTGCAAATAACCTGACACTTACAAATATTAGGGATGCATGGGTAGTTCTTGATTATAGCTTTGAACAATTAATTAATGTCTTAAATAAGACCGATGTTGATAATCATCAGGCTCTATTAAACCCACAAATGGACATTGCCAACTCTAGATGGAAAGACATAAAGGAAGTTGCTCTCACACTTCAGGAAAGTATGGTTTTTAATGAACCGTATAATAAATTTACGCCCCAATCGATAGATCATTTTCGAAATGTGCTCGTTAATCCAAATGAGTATACGATTGAAGCTGTGGTAACACCCTATGAATTAACAGATTTTGAACGTGTTTTCCAGGCTCATAATGAAAATAATGGAAAGAAAACAACTATATTTTTTAATAGCAATGGTAGGATTTCTTTTGAAGCGGTTGGAAATTCTTATGATAGAATCAACTCTAGCGATGGTGTTGCACAAGTTGGACATCAAATTTTTGTAGCTATGACTTATAGTATGAATGATGATGGACAGCATGTAACTAAAGCTTTTGTTAATGGCGAAAAAATAGGTGAGACAGTTTCATCATCATTATCTTATATTGACGATGTTATGTATATAGGGTCAACCGATGGAAAAACGAATGTCTTTAGTGGATCGTTTAACAACCTGAGCATATCAAATATTGCTCGTACTGAAAATGATATAAAAGCAGATTATGAAAAAGGAATGAGCAAAGATATTAACACCATTGTCTATATGAATTCAGACAATAAACTAGATATTACTTATAATGAAAGTCATCAAACGGATACAGATAGTACAATTGATGTATCAAAGTCACAGAAAGCGGTAAGTTATTATTATGTCGATGCTGTAAAATTTGTTTTTACACCAAAAGATAATAAAGATTTATCTGGAGTTAGCATTAGCTATCGGTTAAATAATGATACTGTGATAAATGAACGTATGCAGCAAATGCCTGATGGGACATGGGTCTATTATGCACCTATAAAAGATGGGGATAGGATAAAATATTCATTTTCTTACGGATTAAACGAAAATGGACTTCAGTACAATGAACATACGGACCAGTATATTTATACTGTTCCTTATAACTCTTATCCTACTGCATAA
- a CDS encoding H-type small acid-soluble spore protein — translation MDIKRAKQIISSPNDITVHYNGVSVWIDSCDEQGNVATVHMRGNHHEKRSVPIAELEEV, via the coding sequence ATGGATATAAAACGAGCGAAACAAATCATTTCATCACCAAATGATATAACTGTTCATTATAACGGCGTGTCTGTTTGGATTGATAGTTGTGATGAGCAAGGGAATGTTGCTACAGTCCATATGAGAGGTAATCATCATGAAAAACGGTCTGTACCGATTGCTGAGTTAGAAGAGGTTTAA